The following DNA comes from Meles meles chromosome 8, mMelMel3.1 paternal haplotype, whole genome shotgun sequence.
CGCGCCCCGCGGCCCCTTCCGGCTCCCCCGCTCCTGCCGCGCCCTCCTGGACCCCGATCTTGTAAAGGGATTAGCACTTTTCTCCTTTGCTCCTCTCCTGCTCCGAAGACCTCCGTTTCCCCCTAAACCCAGTCAGACGCTCCTGCTCTAGGGTCCCCTTTGGTCCGAGCCCGGGGCACTGGAGGTCCCGGCAGTTGGCGTTCTATTCccgtcccctccctgtcccccttcGTACACGGTGGACGTGCCACCCATTCTCAGTCCCCAAGGGCCTGGGGCCGGGCCTCggccttcctttctcttccctgcgGCAGCGCCAGGCCCCTTGGGGCCGGGAAGGGGCCCCGCGATCTCCCAGGCAGGTCCGAGTGGGGCGTGTAGATTCATTCTCCTGTGGAGAACAGGTGGCCCCGAGATCAGGCCCTTTttgctctttgtattttattttgaaactgtATTTAATGCTTTTATATGAAAGGGAGAGGGGCGGGGAGAGAGCTGTCCCAGTCACCCTTACGTGCAAATGTCTTATTTATTATACGTGTATCAGAGATAAGCTGTGAGGTGGTGGAGAAAGGACCGAAAGGAGGAAGGAGTGAGGAcagaggtggggatgggggaccCCAAACATCCCGCACTAATGTGTGACTCTCCGGGCCTTTCTTGGAGTCTCTGGGCCCATGTCTGCTCTTCACATGGCCAGGCCGGTTCCTTTGGTCTTTACAGCCTGCaagtgggggaggtggggcttgCCGGGGAGGCCTGGAGGCAGAGGGGCTCTGGCACCTGGGGCCAGGGGCTCCCTCTGTGGGTGGGAACGCAAGACAGCAAAGAGGAAGCCCTTCCTCATCCCAGCACCCCCAGGCCAGAGCCCAAGGTTCAAGTGCCTCAGGCCCAGTCCCCTTGACTCCTGATTGGGAATTGGATTTTATACCATggattttatagcatttttatataATTCAAGATTGTCAGAGTCCGAATGACCTTGGAGATCCACCAGTCCCCGCCCCCTCGACCCCTTCCGCAGACAGGTAGTGAAGTTCGGAAACTGAAACGATCACACACAGCCAGGTAGGAACAGtatagaaatagaataaaaagctCAACTCCCAACTCAGTGTTGTTTGCACTACACCCctcggcctcccaatctctggtcaATTAAGGTTTCTTTTCCCATGGGGCCTGCCAAAGGGTGGAACCGGGTGCCGCACGCCGTTAGAGCGGGGTGGCCTCCTCCAGGGACGGTGAAGACGTGCATGGCTCCCTGAGGCCCGGCTCGTCCAGGGCAGCTCTGGGCTTCAGCTCCAGGGTTCCCAGCAGCCACCTCCTTCCTCAGAAGTCCACAAGCGCGGCTGACGGCCACCTATCCTGCGGCCTCCCCAGGAGGGCAAGGGCTCTGGCATTGTGTTCTGTTCTAGGTGCCCCAGGGACTCAGGAAATCCTGCACAAGCTGTCAGTTGGCTGAGAAGTGAATTCCATGTTTGAACCTCCAAGGGTTGTGAGTCAGTATTAAGAGCTTGAGAACAGGGACTATGGATGGCACCGGGCTGGGCACtgccattcttttatttttcttcatgcatGTTGTTTTCAGACCCAGAATGAGTATTTCACCACTTTTTGCGACTCTGCCTGTTCCAAAACAGGAGGCAGATTGGGGTGACCTCTTCTGGTTACCCAAGCCCACCGCCAAAGTTAAGGTAAGCCAGGACAGAGAGCTGGTCAGGAATGGCTTTTCCTCTTGACAGCCAGGGACGGAGGCCTTAAGACAGGAATGAGGGTCTTTGTTGAGAGGCAGCCCCAGGCACTCCAGGGGCTTCTCAAAGTTGTGGCCATCGGACCCGTAGCATCACATTATGAACCTACGAGAAACGCGTATCTTTGGGCCCCGTCTTGCATCAGAAATGGCAGCATCAGCAGTCCTTGATAAGCCCTCCAGTGCTCATGGAGCTGGAGATCGGAACAGGAGTGGGCTCAGTGCCACCGTAGGGGTTCCTGCTTTGACCGCCCCTACCGCCtcctggggtgtggggggtggtcAGGTGGTTCTCCTCCTTGCCTCGGGAGTCTGACATGAACAGGTGAAGTTTCTTCATGAATTTTTTGTTAATGGTATGCTTGCTATTATGGCCAATATGTAAATGTTACTCTGAATCCATATTTATACGCCACGTTAGTGACATTACTCGAACATTACTTGTATGTATTTGTGAAGTTGTTGgcttcagttattttttaaagaaaaatttcagcCTAAGTTTTTTCTAAGAGGTAtgttgaataaatttttaaaatccagctTAAGGGTCATGGCAGCCTTAGTTTTGGGGAAGACTAAATCTGAAGGAGTACGGTTCTGATGTATGCGGCCGGTCTCCACTTTCCATGGTGACGGACTCTGACGTCTAGGCTGCTTCACGCTGCGGGCGGGCGACCCTCTGAGGTTGGTGTGAGGCTGAACTGGGACAGCAGACCCGCCCGCCCCTTccgctcctcctcctctttctcctaagGTCACCTCCTAAGAGGGTCTCTGGGATCTTTCAGAAACCAAACACAACAGCTTTGCTCTACTATGGAAATTCTGCAATCTTGGAAATCATTACCAGCCTCAACTATGAGTTGCTTTTTAAAGCATCAAGagtggagtggggatgggggccGGTGGAAGCCTGGTTCTTACTTTACCCAAACTGTATGTATAAAGAATAAAGTTAGCAGAACGACACCACAgtcactgtttttttcttttttattaataccACATCAATTTGCAGTTTACAGGAACCAAGATTCAAGTTCCTAAGATGCTACTGTATTTTCATGTTGCACGTACATACACGCACATTTTCATTAGTAATAGTTCATCTATaggttttccttaaaaaaacaaaacaaaaaaaaaccccacgaaACTCCTGTGTGGCACAAAGATCTGTCCAATTACCTACACACAGCAGCAAAACAACGGAAGAGCTAGGTGTGGAGGCCTCCAGTGCAGAAAAGGCTCCTCGGGAGGGGAAGCCCAAAACGCTGATCAGAGCACTGTCTTTCTGGGAGGGCGTAAGATGGGATGCAGAACGTGTTTCCAACTGAAATCagcttaaactttaaaaaggaaagggggCTAAGTAAATAGGAAAATGGAGTAAGGCAAGGGTACCTTTTACCCATCCAAATGCTGAAGTAACTTttccaaaccagtagaaagaaaacttccactACCTTCTAGAGAGTTGTAGTGCTTTGGGACCGTCAAAGACTGTAGCCCTTACTTTAAAGTCACCAACGCACGTTCCCTCTGGATTATCATGCCTATGAGTTTTACAATCTGAAGGAACTCTCACAGATGACGTTCTTTCAAGTTGACTGAATTTTCACGTtggaaggggagaaaagacaCTTGTCAGCCTCAGCAGGAATCAGATCCCCGACGGCCCTCCATCTGATGTCTGTCTGGGTTGTTCTGTTTGTCTTTCAATCGCACACGGAGCCCCATCGACACAATCTGCTCCTGCCTGGTCGCCCTCCCCTAAAACTTCTTGGAAAACTCTCTCAAAAAGGAGCACCTTGGGCCAAGACAGGTGCTGAGACATTTCATGTGCCTGAAGATGAAAGGAACCCTCAACACGTGACACACACCCAGACGCCGGCCTCGAAGTGGAAACTCCGTATGACCCACAGACACACCGTCTTACTCTAATTTGTGGTCTCTTGACCACAGACACAGACAATCTGCTCTCAAGCCGGCTTGGCTTCGGTCCTTAGGGTGAAGACGGAGCCTGTGAAGGAGGAAGCTgtggagaaaagacaaaaagcaaaaaagaccTTTTACGTTTCTCTAGTCGCCTCTTGAGAATTTCCCCCCCATGGACTGAGACAGGATTACAATAACTCAACAACTGAGGAGCCCACATGCGGATTATACTTTTTCTCTAACAAGTTTACAGCAGTGTACAGCAGTTACAGACATTTATTTCATAGTAAGGAAAGTACAACCATATTTATTAAACTTGAGGTGAggtgggcagggaagagggaggaaagcacATCCAGGAATGAGTTCTCAAACTAAAGCCCAGAACTGGTGCCCACGGGAATAGACACAGACGCCACCCTCCCAAATGGCAGAGACTTTCCTTTCCTGGGGGAGCGGGAGGGGAGGGTCGTCCCAGCCCCACCTTCCATTTCCGTCTTGGTTCCCAGTCGGCATTCTGGGAATCAGGAACTCTCGCTACCACCTACGGGTTATTCATAGAGCTGGAAGCTATAGCATTACGCAAAGAAGAGGAGTATTAGGAGTAGCTGGGGCTACTACTACTATTAGGAGTAGTGGGGCCGGGAGATGGGATCAGAGGTTCGCCGTCACCCACGGGAAGGAATCCCACTCCTGTCCCCAGATCATTTCCTCATAAGTTCATCATTATTTCTTAAcataaaaataagggtaaaacTCCGAGGGGAAGCTGGGTAAGACTAGTCCTTGAGACCCGGATAGCAGAGTCCAAGAGCactgctttctttcattttttcccttgacCTCCAACCTCTCCCCTTTCAAGCTACAAGGAAAAGCTCCGCCACCATTAGGTACTGATTTATCCTATGACTTTgactctttctttattcttttggacCCTAAGGTATCAGTTCTTTTTTCCGTCCAACAATTCTTGTGCTTGATACTGAGGGTAAcgggaaaggaggggagaaaacaaattaagaaaaagaagcttGGAATGCAGGCTCGAGCTGACACTGAGCACGTTCCTTCATAGTACAGGTAATAACGTTATGACTATTAAGTGGTGTTTTAGTAACTGTTGCATTTCTGGTTTCCATGTActtattctgcctttttctttGCGATTCCAGGGAGTTTTGCTTGTATcctagtgaaggaaaaaaaacaaaaaagcaaaaggtgAGAAAGGACATTAGTTGTAGGTTTTTACTTTTAACAGTGACACCGAAAGGCAGCCCTGGGCTTGCTGGAGAATGTGACACAATCTCCCATTTCCACAGGGCTTACTCTGGATGGAAAACGCCGGGCCGAGTCTGGTCTGGGGTGAGCTGAGGGGTCTGCAAAGATTCATGTCCTCTCAATGCCACCACGCCCGCGGCCTGTCCTCTTTCACTGCCTGCACCTCCTGGGTCCTTCACTGGGGGTTCCCGAGAAGAATTAAGGGGATCGGGGCATAACACCTGCTGTGTTCCACACACTGGCAGCGCAACAGCCCATTTCTCCGGGAATGCTAGGTGACCTGCTAGCGCTACAAAAGGAACCAGGAGTCAAGGGTCAAGGTGACAGATAAAAAGACTACAGGAGCTGGCAAGAGTTCCTGGCCCCTCACCGGACGCCAAAGTCACCCTTCATTTTGTGCATGCAAGTTACTCTTCACTAAGGTCATTCACATACCTCTCAGCCAATGTCAAAGCCGCTCCTCACAATTAGATCCCCCAGCAGGGACTGACCAAGACATTAGGTTTAAAGCTAAGCGATGTCTCTATTTCACAATCAGAAGGAAACAGCAACCAGATACATACCTGCGCTAACTGTCCTTGCCTGGCGTTAGCTCTACTGTGTACGCGCAAAAGCAGAAGAGCAAGTAAAGACCCTGGCATCAAGCCAGAACTGTGCACACATACTCGTAGTGCCCGCTTATCAAAACTGGGAAAAGCATTAAAATTGGAGGGGTCAAAGGGActggggcggggaagggggtgcACAAAACAGGTTTAgctgcttgtgttttcttctttttttttttaatattttatttttatttgacagagagatcacaagtaggcagagaggcaggcagagagagaggatgaagcaggctccccgcggagcacagagcccgttgcggggctcgatcccagaaccctgagatcatgacctgagccgaaggcagaggcttaacccactgagccacccaggtgccccttgtgttttatttcttaaatgtcaaCATTTTAGTTAGAAGTGTGGGTTCCTTAGTGTTcgccatgattaaaaaaaaaaaaaaaagcccaaaacaaaaaaactaaacaaaaaaaaacccctaatgGCTCCCTGGTAGAGGGAGTCATAAAAATGTCTATCAATAGTTTATTACTTGATTTCAATActaaattggttaaaaaaaaaaaacaaagaaaacagggATTTGGTAGTTTGAGGAAAAGAAGCATTGTGCTTTGAGTCATTTATTTAGTAAAACTCTTATTTctggggatgcttgggtggctcagtcgttaagcatccgcctttggctcaggtggtgatcccagggcctgggatcaagccccacatcgggttccctgctcagcggaaagcctgcttcttcctctcccactccccctgcttgtgttccctctcttatggtgtctctgtcaaataaataaataaaatctaaaaaacaaaacaaacaaacaaaaaacccccaaacctctTATTTCTGAAAAAGGAAGGACGAATTTGGCTTAAAATTGATTAATGTGGGTGGGTATCTTCAGACACTTACAAAGGCCAAGTCAGAAAGGCAAAGGTTCTAATTCCACAGTTCCTTTTTAATCTAAGACACAAAGCACGTTTTTTAAGGAAGCAGGATGAAATAATTTGTAGTAAAAATCAAACTATTAACCAACATTTTTCTTCAGGATCAAGATTCCTTTCTTTGAGTCTGTATTTTAGAGAGGAGGCCAAAAATAACTGGGCAAGAAAAGCACACATTCTGATAAAGCGTGGAACTAAAGCATACTTACTTTTCAACAATCGACTTGGTCTGATCACGGGCAATGCCAACATAGTGATCAATCTGGGTctttaaggaaagagaagagactcAGTTATGGCAACACACAGATTAATAATTTTCCTGAAAATAATGTTGTTATCTAGTTTAACCATTTCTTAAAAACGCTATTGTATATTCTGGGGAATGAAAATAATGtcagttttaaaaatctattattattttttggagtgcctgggtggctctgtgggttaagccgctgccttcggctcgggtcatgatctcagggtcctgggattgagtccccgcatggggctctctgctcagcagggaacctgcttccctctctctctctgcctgcctctccatctacttgtgatctctctctgtcaaataaataaataaaatctttaaaaaaaaaatctattattattttttattttaagtaggctccacacccagcacagggcttgaactcacaaccttgatgatatcaagagtcagatgctctatcaactgagccagccaaccACCCCAATAATGCCCAGTTTTTAAgcgtattttatttattttttaaaaattttatttatttattttgacagagagagatcacaagcaggcagagaggcaggcagaaagagaaggggaagcaggctccccgctgagcagagagcccgatatggggcctgatcccaggaccccgagaccatgacctgagctgaaggcagactttaacccactgagccacccaggcgcccgtaagtgtattttaaaaacttcaggtattggggcacctggatgactcagttggtaaagcatctgccttcggctcgagtcatgatattaggtattaggggtgcctgggtggctcagtcgagtcctgatctcagctcaggtcttgatctcagggttgtcagttcaagccctgtggtgggttccacattgggcatggagcccataaacaaaacaaaacaaaaccccctcCAAAACCTTTCAGGTTTCAGACTTTAAATTATGCCATAAACGCCTTATAATAGTCTGTTGAAGTAAAAATTTCTCATTCCTTTTGCTAAGGTCTTGCTTGCTAGGTATTTCCTTTACAGAGACTGGAGTAAAGCATTTTCTAAATACTAAAAACTGTCTAATCTATATTCTGTAAGCACAAATGTGTTTTGGCTCCTAGGTAAGACTAATTCATTTAATATCAAAAGGTATAAATACAGTTTGTTGATTGAGGACTTAATCTATAAAGAACCACCTCAGAGCATCTGGCAAGGCTGCACCATTCTACAAAGCAATCATCTCTTCACACAGATGGAATCCCATAATAGCCTTGatagtttaaatttcttttcagacaccagcttttatttatttaagccttttttaacttattttttttgaaTGGATAATGCATCCCCatgaaaaacttaaaagacaTAGAACAAATCATAAAAATGTACCTTCCtacccttctctctcctcaacATTCAGTTTCTCTTGGTACAGGAAACCACTACTTCTCACAGGCTCCTGACTTACAAACTCAGACTACAGAAATGGTTACAAAATGATcgctcatggggtgcctgggtggctcagtcagttaagggtcctacacttggtttcagctcagactgtgatctcagggtcgtgagatcaagccgggtgtggagtctgcttgagattctctctcctcttccccctgtCCCTTCccgcttgtgtactctctctctaaaataagtaaaggaaggaaggaaggaagggcgggcgggagggagggagaggaaaggaaaagaaagaaaatgatcactCCAAATTTTCAATAACTAAAAAATGGACTAAAGCTAGCCATATATCAACAGGCATATATGGCTCAAAACAGGCAAGTGCTTACCTTGTACTTCTCATAGACAATGGGGACACTGAAAACGAGCAGTTCAGCTGTAAGAGAATCATAGGACACGGCAAGTGTACATGTGAGACAGTCAAAAAGATCCAAGATCCAAGTAACACACATTTTCCTCATGAAATACGGGGAAACACAGATCTTAAATATGAGAAATCCTACTTAGGGCTCTCAAGGACGGTTAGCTACAGGTATACAGGCTTTCTTTGTATcacaaataatttctaaattatgaaaatgatttCTGTAAGAACCCTATATTTAACACAAATGTAGGCAACTCTCCTTTACTTCTATTTTGACACTTCTTTATAGTTAGGACCTTTCAGAAAACGTATGGCCACAAACACAGGTTCTTCCAACATCTAATTCAAGGTTTATAGGTGTTAAAGGCTGGGCCACATGGAAGGAGTGGAGACATGCCAGGCATTCTCTTGGCTCCCACTTTTTACCAATTACAAATGACTGCTGAACGTCATGGGGATGTTCAGTCAAAAATTtgcacataactttttttttttttttaagattttatttatttgtcagagagagaagcgagagtgagcacaagcagacagagtggcaggcagaggcagagggagaagcaggctccccgccgagtaaggagcccaacatgggactcgatcccagaacgccgGGATCATAAGTTTTGACTCCCCTAAAACTTGGCCAGAAGTGTTACCAAGAACACAAACAGTCAATCAACacattattttgtgtgtatattatatgCTCTATTCTTACAGTAAggtaagccagagaaaagaaaatgctagtcAGAAAATCCcaagggaaaatacatttacaatactgtaCTGTAAAAAATGTGCGTATAAGTGGGATCCCACAGTTCAAAGCTGTGTTGTTCAAGGGCTAGCTGTACTTCAAAGAGCACGGAGACATTTTCCTTGTCACCTTACCGAGAATCAGAAGGGTGATTCCATTGAAAACGGCACCAACATAGGTCATCAGCCACATGAAGACAGCCAGCTGTGAAAGCCAACATCAGAGGATTACGCAGGAACCATCAAAATGCAAAATGTGGGTTAACTGATGCCGTTCTCCCCTTGCCAATGAAGTCTGCATGAACTTAGGGACGTATGCCACACACAGTTATCATGTCACAGCGAAGGTTCTACCTCGTCTGCACCACACATTTGCAGGGTGCAGCAGAGAACTCCGCAGTTCTCTGAAGCTCCGAGACAAGGCTGTGACTGTGTTTTTGTCGGTGACGTTGCCCCTGCTGGGAGGGCACTTAGTTCCACGGGTGCAGGAGATGTCTCCTCCTCTCCTGACTCCTATCCCCATTTTTCACAGGCTGGCTGAGATAAACatacatttgtttttgtgtgaTAAAACCCTATTTACTGGTTTTCCTCTGATTTATAACTTAGTCCCTGGTTGTCCTCAGCCTCACCACCAAAAGCTGTAGAAGCAACTGACCTTCAAGGAGTCAACCAAATCTTCCACCAGAAAGAGACGAATAATGAGTTTCAGGGCTCTGTTGATGTGTACCATGGCGGCATTCACGTAATTATGGAAAGCTTCGGAGGACAGAGTAATGTCTACATCCAGGTAGGCTCTTCCAGGAGAAGAAACAACAGTCATACATTTGACACGGAAGAAGAACATCTCTGCTAGTAGAGCAGTTATTTAGGATGTGAAATTCTCCCAAGGGCACATTTCAGAAATCTGTAGGGGCATTTTTTGCTGTCatgggctggggagagggcacCATTGTCTTTCAGCAGACAGAGGCCAAGATGCCAGATGTCTGCAAAGTGTGGGGCAGTCATACACAATAGTGTCCTATGCCCTGCATAACTTTTACGGCCTCATAGGATATTCATTTATAGTTATCAAAAGCCcagaacatataaaaataagatatttccCCCAGTTTTAACATAGTCTGAATTTTCTAAAAAGACCGTATTTTGCGTATGCTGAAGTTTACTAAGATATTTTACACCACTTTGGAAAGTCACATCTGTATTGGAGATTACACATCTAAGTGTAAGTATATAGTGTCTCtattgttttgtgtatgtgtctAGTCATGTCCAAGCAGTTAAATACTGACTGGAGTATGTATTATTTTACTATAAATGACCTTCCATCTTATCATTCCTTTATATTACAAGTATAgtctatttttgaaattttgcttatagatatctatgaatttttttaattatttttttaagattttatttatttattagtcagagagagagagagagagagcaagcacaggcagacagagtagcaggcagagtcagagggcaaagtaggctcccctccgagcaaggagaccgatgtgggactcgattccaggacgctgggatcatgacctgagccgaaggcagccgcttaaccaactgagccacccaggtgtccctgaattttatttcaaaacattaaaagaggcattataaaatatttgttagcaaaagaaaaaagagggtgGAGATACTGAGTCTGATAGGGTGGACAActacagaaaaagacaaagactcGGGTTCTGTTCACAGATGCACTACAGGATTGAGATGTAAGCATGTGCTCATGACTTGTTCATTCCCTCAGTGCTCACTGAGTGCCTACTGAGTATCAGACCCTCTGTCATGCGCTGGCGTACCAGGAAAGAGAGGACTACTTTTGCCTTAAAGAGCCTACCGTCTTGCGGGAAAAACAGGAAAGGAACAGACATGCTTTCCTTTCCTATTTATTAAGAAAGTATTTACTACCTAATACAAGTTATAAAAAAGTAGATGCCTTATTTATACAACTtgacaaacacattttatgatcCACAACAGTGTCCTGCAAGAGGAAAAACCCTAAGACACTTGAGCTTGTGGCAAAAGTCATATTTATTCACTCAGTGAACAGCTACtgatttgttaaaattaattggcaataactttttaaatgccacatatagtttaaattgtcttcattttcaccaagagaaaataaaaaaggaccaGAGCTGCAGCCAGACACCGATTCTGTCATAGTCTTGAGAGGTC
Coding sequences within:
- the RTN3 gene encoding reticulon-3 isoform X2 translates to MAEPSTATQSPSVSSSSFGADPSAPSGGSPGSCPALGAKSCGSSCAVHDLIFWRDVKKTGFVFGTTLILLLSLAAFSVISVISYLILALLSVTIGFRVYKSVIQAVQKSEEGHPFKAYLDVDITLSSEAFHNYVNAAMVHINRALKLIIRLFLVEDLVDSLKLAVFMWLMTYVGAVFNGITLLILAELLVFSVPIVYEKYKTQIDHYVGIARDQTKSIVEKIQAKLPGIAKKKAE